The genomic DNA GTGTGGGGACGTTCTCTCCCAATTTCACTTTCGGCGCTATCGTGATGAAAAGTTCGTCCACCAAGTCTTCTTTTAACAATTGTCCATTGATATCGCTCCCCCCCTCGACGAGCAGGCGTTCTATGCCGAGTTCCTCGCGCAAAATTCGAAACGTTTCCTTCCAAACGATTTCCGTCTTCCCCGAACGAATGATTTTTACGGAACTCGGAAGTTTTTTCACTTCGCACGATTCCGGACACAAAACGTATGCTTTATCCGGCGCTTCGTCGAAAAACAAACTCGGATAAAGCAAATTTCCCGAACGTGTGGCGACGATACGAATCAAACGATTCCCGAAAGTGATTTTCGCCGTGCTCCTCTGCGACGATGCGCCAATCAAGACGGCATCCGCCGCGTCTTCGATTCGGCGCATGAGGAAATGGTCCACCTCGCTTCCCAAGTCGTGAACCGGTTCTCCACGCTCGCCACTCACGGTTTTGCCGTCAATCGTAACGACCATATTGATGAACGTATACGGGCGGTCGGGCGGAACCTTCTCTATCCGGAAATGCAAAGAGGAATAAATTTGCAACGCTTCGGGGTTCACTATAAGTAGTTTCTACCCAATTCGAATCGTGTTTTGTCAAAAAAATTAAAGTTATTTCAGAACAATCTGTTCCGGTTCGAGCAGAGCGAAGAGGGGACCTATGTTTCGCTGGATATGTTTTTACATTTCCTCGTCATATTTTTTTCATCAGTCACGAGAAGATGAATTAAACCGCTTCCCCTTCGAGCGGAGCGAAGAGGGAGAACCTTTTAAGGAGTGGGGTTATAAATTCTGGACATAAAAATCTTTGCTTTTTATTGACCCCCTCCGTAAGGTTCCCCCTGCTTGCGCAAGGGGAACCGGTAACGTGTCACACATTTCATTAACAGAAATCGCGCCTTACGGCGCTCCTACGAAGGGACGCACATTTTTCGTAATAAAAATCGCGCCTTACGGCGCTCCTACGAGTTTTTCGAATGTATGCGAGGGGCAAATAAAAACGCATCCCCGAAAAGGGTATAC from Fimbriimonadales bacterium includes the following:
- a CDS encoding RibD family protein codes for the protein MNPEALQIYSSLHFRIEKVPPDRPYTFINMVVTIDGKTVSGERGEPVHDLGSEVDHFLMRRIEDAADAVLIGASSQRSTAKITFGNRLIRIVATRSGNLLYPSLFFDEAPDKAYVLCPESCEVKKLPSSVKIIRSGKTEIVWKETFRILREELGIERLLVEGGSDINGQLLKEDLVDELFITIAPKVKLGENVPTLAGGAPLPRENLLRFTLFEHHVVDDEVFLIYRRVRRK